Within Actinobaculum sp. 313, the genomic segment GTACTACGGCTCTGATAGGGCCTGGGCTGCACGGTGAGTTCTGACGGATACATCCGGATGGCAAGGGCGACTGCGTGATGCGCAGTCGCCCTTGCCTTTTGTGGTCACTTTCGTGTCGGCGTGGAGAGCTGAATCGTCCCGGGTTTGATGGAGGCAGTGATTACACGGAAGGATTACTGTCATGAGTGCATCAAGGAAGTATCCGGAGGAGTTGCGGGAGCGGGCTACCAGGATGGCTGTGGAGGCTCGTAGGGACCCCGAGCGGTCCAAGGGGGCGATCCGCAGGATCGCCGATGAACTGGGCGGCCACCCTGAGGCGCTACGCACCTGGGTTAAGAAGGCTGAGATCGATATAGGCGCCCGGCCGGGAACCACCACATCCGATGCCGAGCGGATTCGGGGGCTGGAGGCCGAGAATCGGGAGCTGCGGCGGGCGAATGCGATCTTGAGGAGTGCGTCGGCCTATTTCGCCGCGGAGTGTGAGCTCCCATCCTGCTGATCTGTCAGTACATCGACTCCCGCAAGGAGGAATTTGGGGTCGAGCCGATCTGCCAGGCGCTGACCAGCGCCGACGTCAAGATCGCCCCGAGTACCTACTACGCAGCCAAGTCCCGTCCCCGATCAGCAAGGAGTAGACGCGATGAGGCTCTGAAGGCCGAGATCAAGAAGGTTCAGGAGAACAACTACTGCGTTCTGGACGCCCGCAAGATGCATGCGATGCTGAACCGGCCTGAGGTCTGTGAGCGGCATGGGTTGGGGCATGTGGCTCGCTGCACCGTGGAGAGGTTGATGCGGGCCATGGGCCTACAGGGTATCCGCCGCGCCACAGCACCACGCACTACGCGCAGCGCGCTCAAGAAGCGGTGTCCCGCCGACCTGGTGAATCGGCACTTTAGCGCGTTCAGGCCGAACGAGTTGTGGGAGTGCGGACATCACCTACGTACGAACCCTGTCCGACTGGGTCTATGTGGCCTTCGCCCGCTGACGTCTACTCGCGTCGGATCATCGGCTGGCAGACCTCCACGAGCCCGTACACTGACCTGGCCCTGGACGCTCTGAAGATGGGGATCTGGCAGCGCAGGCGCGAGGGCGCGGACCTGAAGGGGCTGATTCATCACACGCGGCCGGGGTGTGCAGTACCGGGCAATCCGTTACGGGCAGGCCCTGTCCGAGGCCGATGCTGTGGCCTCTGTGGGGTCGAAGGGCGACTCCTACGATAACGCGTTGGCCGAGGCCCTGAATTCCCTGTACAAGGCTGAACTTATCCGTAACCACCACTACCTCGACTCCCACGGCCCCTGGGAGGGTATTGATGATGTCGAGTTCGCTACCGCCCAGTGGGTGCACTGGTTCAACACAACCCGTCCTCACTGCGCCATCGGCATGCACGCCCCTATCCAGCACGAGCAGGCCTACACCCCACCACCACAAGACGACACCAACTGCACCACCACCGACACCACCGACACCATCGACCTCGAGGACATCGGCAAGCAGACCACCAACCACCACCAACCACCACGAACCAGCAACCACCAACCAGCAACCACCAACGCCAGATAAAACAACCTCAACAAAACCCCGGGACTTGACATACGGCCAAGCACCGCAAACGCTGGTTATGGTGGGATTGCACACACGTCACGGAATGACACGCTTGCTTGATACCGGATAAGCACTCAAAAAACACAGGTAAATTCAACAAGCAGTGAATGTTGCATGCCCGCATGTCATCGCGTACCTGATCCGGGTTACGTTGTGAAGAAGGTGCAAAGAACGCACATTCTCTTTAGGGAGATTGACTCTACGTGTTATTCTGTACGCCTAGCACTGAAGTAATCACGCGCGTGCTCCGCCAGATTCCTGTGTACAGGCGTGGGGCGCGGCAAGAGTAGACGTTTGGCCTATCATATTCAGGAGGATGCATGACTGGGTCAACCCGATCGGTTTCACGCAACCGACATCAGGGTCGCCTTGTAATGGCAACTATCGCAATGCTTTCGATGTTGCTGTCGCTCGTTGGAGTAATGACTCCGGCGCGTGCAGCTAACAATCCGAATATTGTGGTCAGTGATTTGACACTTACCCGGACCAATAACCAGAACGCTGATTGGCCGGGCCAGTTGACCGTTGGTCAGTACGCCCGCCTCGACTTCAAATGGGATGCGACCAACGCCGATGTGAAGAATGGTGACTCCTTCACGATAGATCTCGGCACGTACTTCGAGAATCTCGAGTACCCCAGAAATGCACCTATGACCGTGACTAACAATGGTCAGCAGATTGATATTGGAACGTGCAGACTGACAAAGTCCGAGGTCGTATGTACCTTTAACTCCAAGGTTGACGAACTTAAGCAGGCCGGGTTCGACGCGTTCCGGGGGACGGGTTCAGCTCGATTGCGTGCCGTCAAGGAGACGACATCGAAGTCCGTCGATATCAAGACAAACAACGTAGTCTCCGTTGAGCTTCCCCCACCCGGTGGCATCGGCGAAAATGTTGGTGAGTCTTATGAGACGTACACTTTCTACAAATGGGCCGGTGCACTATGGGATGAAACCGGTATGACATGGGGCATCAACTTCGGCACGAAGTATGTAGGCGACAAAGCCAAACTCAACCTGGACGGTAGCCGGAAGACCATTGTGATCACTGATGAACTTGGCGAAGGAATGCAGTTCCGTGCCGGAGACTATCTGAAGGACTGGGTTCTGTTCTATCGCGGTAGTGACGGCGATACAAAGATGCAGTTGACCCGTTTGACCGACGCTAGTGGTGCTGACGCTACGACACAGTTCGGTAACTTCGATATGAACGTAGAATTCAGTGGCAGGACGGCCAAGATCACTATCACCGGCCCGTTCAAACCAAACTCGAATTACACGATCACCTATCCGGTCAGTTTCACAGGTGGAAAGGTGATACGAGGTGTCCTTTATGGCAATAGTGCGACTCTCAGTGGCACGGAGGTCACAGAGGAAGATTC encodes:
- a CDS encoding transposase — its product is MSASRKYPEELRERATRMAVEARRDPERSKGAIRRIADELGGHPEALRTWVKKAEIDIGARPGTTTSDAERIRGLEAENRELRRANAILRSASAYFAAECELPSC
- a CDS encoding integrase core domain-containing protein, producing the protein MQYRAIRYGQALSEADAVASVGSKGDSYDNALAEALNSLYKAELIRNHHYLDSHGPWEGIDDVEFATAQWVHWFNTTRPHCAIGMHAPIQHEQAYTPPPQDDTNCTTTDTTDTIDLEDIGKQTTNHHQPPRTSNHQPATTNAR